One window of Candidatus Nitrospira kreftii genomic DNA carries:
- a CDS encoding hypothetical protein (conserved membrane protein of unknown function), which produces MAALNRFAIHAVNFPERMLDSATANEATHSIPRQERSPTFRQDIEGLRGIAVLIVVLFHCGMPGFPGGFVGVDVFFVLSGFLITGMLVSEIRKTSRLNLLQFYARRVRRLLPAFSLTVIVTLVIGSIILAPHELDRTGHAGRAAALYISNIFFDINAGDYFARNVKSNPLLHTWSLAVEEQFYVFWPFLLLLSLRWWKSTKALVGMLCTVTIISFGIGVWFTGRGNTFAFYELPARAWEFGLGGLAVLLPRGTLKLGPGWWVTLGWLGIITILGSAHFIAVAGDTDFPGWIALIPVTGTAVALVAGTECPHRGIGVGLRAGWLQMLGRLSYSWYLWHWPFLVLSEALFPNMPLAGKLLAATSSLAVAGLSYHVVENPVRYHPVLLKRPRLSVCLAGVVTLCVLGTAVLSMRLANDLANGPQMEKITAAIHDIGRLPRERCFTSIQGVEVKMCYFGNLSSDVNIVLFGDSHAFNWFNPLERVAQSQGWKLTTVMKSSCHSFDIRSHGQKVAILDSCLKWRAEAFKQIVAMRPTVVFLGNLTSSLGQRDRTNPWVVHSLDELRDGTRRTLETLAGIRVVIPRDIPFFPFDIPTCLARSARHSWYPNSSCESARSAVLNPAVFESEQAGAQGLAHVYFLDLTDQICQRETCKPIQGDAIIYRDHHHLTGSFADSLADTLNQDLAAIVGAVEAP; this is translated from the coding sequence TTGGCTGCGTTGAACCGATTTGCGATACACGCTGTGAACTTTCCTGAGCGCATGTTAGATAGCGCAACTGCCAACGAGGCGACTCACTCCATTCCTCGGCAGGAGCGATCACCGACGTTTCGTCAGGACATCGAGGGGTTGCGTGGAATTGCGGTCCTGATCGTGGTGCTGTTCCATTGCGGCATGCCAGGATTTCCGGGAGGATTCGTCGGAGTCGATGTCTTCTTCGTTCTCTCCGGCTTCCTGATCACCGGGATGTTGGTAAGCGAGATTCGGAAGACTTCAAGACTGAATCTACTACAGTTCTATGCCCGCCGTGTGCGTCGTTTGCTCCCTGCATTTTCGCTCACTGTGATCGTCACCCTCGTAATTGGATCCATCATTCTGGCTCCGCATGAATTAGATCGGACCGGGCATGCCGGTCGCGCTGCCGCGCTGTACATCAGCAACATTTTCTTCGATATCAATGCAGGGGACTACTTTGCGCGCAATGTAAAATCCAACCCGTTGTTGCACACATGGTCACTGGCCGTAGAAGAGCAGTTCTACGTATTCTGGCCGTTTCTGCTTCTCCTGAGTCTGCGTTGGTGGAAGTCAACGAAAGCCCTCGTAGGGATGCTTTGTACCGTGACAATCATCTCATTCGGTATTGGCGTGTGGTTTACCGGCAGAGGAAACACCTTTGCCTTTTATGAGCTGCCGGCAAGGGCATGGGAGTTTGGTCTTGGGGGACTGGCCGTGTTGCTTCCGCGAGGCACGCTGAAACTGGGCCCAGGCTGGTGGGTCACTCTGGGATGGCTTGGTATCATCACCATTCTTGGATCGGCCCACTTCATTGCTGTCGCAGGTGACACAGACTTTCCTGGCTGGATTGCCCTCATCCCCGTCACAGGAACTGCCGTCGCATTGGTTGCGGGGACAGAATGTCCACACCGTGGGATTGGCGTTGGACTTCGGGCAGGCTGGTTACAGATGCTTGGGAGGCTCTCCTATTCCTGGTACCTTTGGCATTGGCCCTTTCTTGTATTGTCTGAGGCACTATTCCCCAACATGCCTCTAGCCGGAAAGTTGCTTGCGGCCACGTCATCGTTGGCGGTTGCTGGACTTAGCTACCACGTTGTTGAAAATCCGGTTCGATACCACCCCGTTCTGCTGAAGCGTCCGCGCCTGTCGGTGTGTCTTGCTGGAGTCGTAACCCTGTGTGTTTTAGGCACGGCTGTCCTGTCCATGCGGCTCGCGAATGATTTGGCCAACGGGCCCCAAATGGAGAAGATCACGGCGGCGATTCATGATATCGGCAGACTTCCCAGGGAACGCTGTTTCACCAGTATTCAAGGTGTTGAAGTAAAGATGTGCTACTTCGGTAATCTGTCTTCGGACGTCAACATTGTGCTCTTCGGTGATTCCCACGCCTTCAACTGGTTCAATCCCTTGGAGCGAGTTGCCCAATCACAGGGGTGGAAGTTGACCACGGTGATGAAGTCCTCGTGCCACTCGTTCGACATCCGATCGCATGGTCAAAAGGTCGCAATCCTCGACTCATGTCTGAAGTGGCGTGCCGAAGCATTTAAGCAGATTGTGGCCATGCGTCCGACTGTCGTGTTTCTTGGGAATCTGACGAGCAGCCTGGGGCAAAGAGACCGGACCAATCCGTGGGTCGTCCATTCACTCGATGAGTTGCGAGATGGGACGAGGAGGACTCTGGAAACCCTGGCGGGTATTCGGGTCGTTATTCCACGAGATATTCCTTTTTTCCCATTTGATATTCCGACATGCCTGGCCAGGTCTGCCAGGCACTCGTGGTATCCGAACAGTTCATGTGAGTCCGCCCGATCCGCTGTTCTCAATCCGGCCGTATTCGAGTCCGAACAAGCTGGGGCACAAGGTCTGGCACATGTGTACTTTCTCGATTTAACCGATCAGATCTGTCAGCGGGAGACGTGCAAACCGATTCAGGGAGACGCAATTATTTATCGGGACCATCATCATCTAACCGGAAGCTTTGCAGACAGTCTGGCGGACACATTGAATCAGGACCTGGCTGCCATTGTGGGTGCTGTTGAAGCTCCGTGA
- a CDS encoding Putative polysaccharide biosynthesis protein EpsC (Modular protein) has translation MKRSFDFCMAVLGLALTAPLLAIIAVLIKLESKGPVIFRQLRVGQGFRPFTILKFRTMVVDAPGICLPLTVGDDPRITRVGRTLRKLKLDELPQLVNVLVGDMSFVGPRPEVPRYVERLRTEFSDVLTVRPGITDLASLRYIDEAALLSCSSNPEDEYQLKVLPEKIRLAKLYIRHMSLRLDLAIILQTLLHIVRVPVVVFTLPELKAAVEPPLTSLWASLSPFIMKWRKPIIVVLDLALIILANYFAFALRYDGNIPEKEFHVFEQTVLALVAIRGVAFALFGLNEGLWRYTSVWDLQNILKGVLLSTVVFYGWVYWALEISSYPRSIFAIDAILLIGFLAGMRLSARVFRDKAVFQKKRKVLIVGAGDSGERVVREMKTRSVFNCQPIGLVDDNIALLNQRIHGVRVLGTLGDIPKLVEALRPEVVVVAVPSATPEFLRDLVIKLEPYEVSIKTLPAKEELLADQSTVSQMRNVSIPDLLSRAPIDLDREATRQMVRGKSILITGAGGSIGSELARQITLFGPKVLLLYERHENSLYTIHKELDDHGFAFPIVPLIGDVTDAQRLCAVLDQYKPQILFHAAAHKHVPLVELNPLEAVKNNCTGTRITAEAASVYGVEQFVHISTDKAVNPSSVMGATKRVAELIVQDIARTSRTRFLLVRFGNVLGSSGSMLLRFQEQIKAGGPVTVTHPEIRRYFMLIPEAVQLVLQAATVGKQGHVYILDMGEQIKVLDIARSLIRLSGFIPGKEISIQFIGLRPGEKLYEELVGEGEIAVQSSLEKILQIRATNQPDFEEFREKLSTLEAASCCDEAGVLLERLKDIVPTFRTESSSPEFVGMPATVETITK, from the coding sequence ATGAAGCGTTCATTTGACTTTTGTATGGCCGTGCTCGGACTGGCTCTCACAGCACCACTGCTGGCGATCATCGCTGTTTTGATCAAACTAGAGTCGAAGGGGCCGGTGATTTTCCGTCAACTCCGTGTAGGACAAGGATTTCGTCCATTCACAATCCTAAAATTCAGGACCATGGTTGTGGATGCTCCGGGTATCTGCTTGCCTCTTACTGTGGGGGATGATCCTCGGATAACAAGGGTTGGTCGAACTCTCAGGAAGCTCAAGCTAGATGAATTGCCTCAGCTGGTGAATGTTCTGGTAGGCGATATGAGTTTTGTCGGTCCAAGACCGGAAGTCCCCCGTTATGTTGAACGGCTACGCACTGAATTTTCCGATGTGCTCACGGTTCGTCCTGGGATTACGGACCTGGCCTCGTTGAGGTATATTGATGAGGCGGCTCTGCTCTCCTGTTCCTCGAATCCTGAAGACGAGTATCAGCTCAAGGTTCTTCCGGAAAAGATTCGGTTAGCGAAATTGTATATCCGCCACATGTCTTTGCGGCTTGACTTAGCCATTATTCTACAAACATTGTTGCATATCGTGAGGGTTCCCGTTGTGGTGTTCACGCTTCCCGAACTAAAAGCTGCGGTTGAGCCTCCCTTGACCTCTCTTTGGGCGAGCCTGTCGCCCTTCATAATGAAGTGGCGGAAGCCCATCATTGTCGTGCTCGACCTAGCCCTCATAATTCTGGCCAACTACTTTGCATTTGCCTTGAGATATGACGGGAACATTCCGGAGAAGGAATTCCATGTTTTTGAGCAAACGGTCCTTGCTTTAGTCGCCATCAGAGGTGTGGCATTTGCCTTGTTTGGATTGAACGAAGGCTTGTGGAGGTATACAAGTGTTTGGGATCTTCAAAATATTCTGAAGGGGGTCTTACTAAGTACCGTCGTGTTTTATGGTTGGGTCTATTGGGCGCTGGAGATCTCTAGTTACCCGCGTTCTATATTTGCCATAGATGCGATTCTGTTGATCGGGTTTCTTGCCGGGATGAGATTGTCTGCTAGAGTCTTTCGCGATAAGGCAGTTTTTCAAAAGAAGCGGAAAGTACTGATAGTTGGCGCCGGTGACTCAGGCGAGCGAGTTGTCCGAGAGATGAAGACTCGCAGTGTGTTCAATTGTCAACCCATTGGGCTTGTTGATGATAATATCGCGCTTCTTAATCAACGGATCCACGGGGTTCGAGTACTCGGCACGCTGGGAGACATTCCCAAACTTGTGGAGGCGCTCAGACCCGAAGTCGTCGTTGTTGCAGTGCCCTCTGCCACGCCTGAGTTCCTTCGAGACCTCGTCATAAAATTGGAACCGTACGAGGTTTCAATAAAGACCTTACCCGCGAAAGAGGAACTCCTTGCCGATCAAAGCACGGTGAGTCAGATGCGCAATGTATCTATCCCAGACCTGTTGTCGCGTGCGCCTATCGATCTGGACAGGGAAGCGACAAGGCAGATGGTTAGGGGGAAGAGCATCTTGATCACCGGAGCGGGTGGGTCGATCGGCTCAGAGTTGGCCCGACAAATCACCCTATTTGGTCCAAAGGTACTTCTGCTTTATGAGCGCCATGAGAACAGTCTGTATACTATTCATAAAGAGTTAGATGATCATGGGTTTGCGTTTCCCATTGTCCCGCTGATTGGGGATGTCACGGATGCCCAGCGTCTCTGTGCCGTGCTGGACCAGTATAAACCTCAGATCTTGTTCCATGCGGCCGCACATAAACATGTGCCTCTGGTAGAGTTGAATCCCCTGGAGGCCGTAAAGAACAACTGCACCGGCACACGGATCACCGCTGAAGCTGCGAGTGTGTACGGAGTTGAGCAATTCGTCCATATTTCAACCGACAAAGCAGTGAATCCATCGAGTGTCATGGGAGCTACCAAGCGCGTAGCAGAACTGATTGTTCAGGATATTGCAAGGACCAGTCGGACTCGCTTTTTGCTTGTACGATTCGGCAACGTTCTTGGCAGCAGTGGCAGCATGTTGCTGCGTTTTCAGGAACAAATCAAGGCTGGAGGACCAGTCACCGTTACACACCCAGAGATTCGACGATACTTTATGCTGATCCCAGAAGCCGTTCAGTTGGTGCTTCAAGCGGCGACCGTTGGAAAGCAAGGACATGTCTACATCCTTGATATGGGAGAGCAAATCAAGGTTCTCGATATCGCCAGGAGCCTCATTAGGTTGTCGGGTTTCATTCCTGGAAAGGAAATTTCTATTCAATTTATCGGCCTCCGCCCTGGAGAGAAGCTGTATGAGGAGTTAGTGGGTGAGGGAGAGATTGCGGTGCAATCCTCCTTGGAGAAAATTTTACAGATACGTGCGACGAACCAGCCTGATTTTGAAGAGTTCCGGGAAAAGCTATCTACATTGGAGGCCGCAAGCTGTTGCGACGAAGCCGGCGTGTTGCTCGAGCGGCTCAAGGATATTGTCCCGACGTTTCGAACAGAATCTTCCAGTCCTGAATTTGTCGGGATGCCGGCAACTGTTGAAACCATTACAAAATAA
- a CDS encoding hypothetical protein (conserved protein of unknown function) codes for MNDFLPFHRSDVGDEEVAEVVGVLRSGWLTTGPKVREFEREFAAMVGAEHAVAVNSCTAALHLALEAAGVGEGDEVLVPTMTFAATAEVVTYFKARPVLIDCVQDTLNLNTDRIQQAITDKTRAIIPVHFAGHPCDLKPIQTIAKAHNLHVIEDAAHALPARYHGKMIGGISDATCFSFYATKNITTGEGGMVTTNNAEWAARMRMMSLHGLSRDAWNRYSAQGSWYYEILSPGFKYNLTDIAAALGLAQLKKCERFLKGRERFAALYQEGFQDLPEIMCPSTASYVQHAWHLYVIQLDVDRLRIGRDEFIRQLQQAGVGCSVHFIPLHLHPYHRDRGGYRPDDFPVASMVFQRIVSLPLYSKMTEDEVNRVIETVRDLVERNRR; via the coding sequence ATGAACGATTTCTTACCCTTTCATAGGTCCGATGTGGGGGATGAAGAAGTGGCTGAAGTCGTAGGAGTTCTCCGTTCAGGCTGGCTGACAACGGGCCCCAAAGTGCGAGAATTTGAGCGGGAGTTTGCTGCGATGGTGGGGGCGGAACATGCCGTGGCAGTTAATTCCTGTACAGCTGCCCTTCATCTTGCTCTTGAGGCAGCTGGTGTGGGCGAAGGAGATGAGGTATTGGTGCCGACCATGACCTTTGCCGCAACAGCTGAGGTTGTCACCTACTTCAAAGCTCGCCCAGTGCTGATTGATTGCGTGCAAGACACGCTGAACCTGAACACCGATCGTATCCAACAGGCTATCACGGATAAAACGAGAGCGATTATTCCCGTCCATTTTGCCGGCCATCCATGCGACCTTAAGCCCATTCAGACGATAGCAAAAGCGCATAACCTCCATGTAATTGAGGATGCGGCACACGCCTTGCCCGCACGATATCACGGCAAAATGATCGGAGGGATTTCGGATGCGACCTGTTTTTCGTTCTACGCGACGAAGAATATCACCACTGGCGAAGGCGGAATGGTTACTACGAACAATGCGGAGTGGGCTGCTCGCATGCGGATGATGAGCCTCCATGGTCTTAGTCGGGATGCTTGGAATCGATACTCTGCTCAAGGCTCCTGGTATTACGAAATACTCTCCCCCGGGTTTAAGTACAATCTGACTGATATTGCTGCGGCCCTTGGATTGGCCCAGCTGAAGAAGTGTGAACGGTTTTTGAAAGGCCGTGAACGGTTTGCTGCTCTCTATCAAGAAGGATTTCAAGATCTTCCCGAGATCATGTGCCCCTCAACGGCGTCTTACGTCCAGCATGCATGGCATCTGTACGTTATCCAATTGGACGTGGATCGTTTGCGTATCGGTCGTGATGAGTTCATTCGCCAACTGCAACAAGCCGGTGTTGGATGTAGCGTGCATTTTATCCCCCTCCATTTACATCCGTATCATCGGGACAGAGGAGGGTACCGACCTGACGATTTCCCTGTTGCTAGCATGGTGTTCCAGCGGATTGTTTCATTGCCGTTGTACTCCAAGATGACGGAAGACGAGGTCAATCGTGTGATTGAGACGGTTCGCGACCTTGTCGAGAGGAACCGGCGGTGA
- a CDS encoding putative Heparinase II/III-like protein, with amino-acid sequence MRAALAWTRLFPVIRSVLYFMVPALVVGAIWYTVIIRYYVPSPPITHEMIERGRQLPSDAVLDELSAYRFFDDERHLFTVEEAEKILNGTFVYPGEVPQPLHLPFDSHDIDRGSPNWQLFHARLIIPRILLAAYRETGREEFFRTARDVILGWASYERRALVPKGDLWFDHAIAERILALAEFWNVYRHHPSFDADAAEVLFVFVARSRAFLADRAFYYRLSNHGIMQDLALWHASLAFPTLPEVSRHSQLAFERFGKLMGFYIDEQGVVLEHSAGYHKTGVQFLSLAFRYMTLLGIEVPQKWREQFAMAREVYARLRRPDGSLPMFGDTEGGAHLPGPLVPVSEQEGLYGPPTRRAESVQPQSDLYPVAGYSVWWNGLYRQEHLSQTVVAWSYFPGFAHKHADELSVSLWARGQTWWTNVGYWPYGTVERREAESWNGSNAPHLTDESVSSPRTVQLLGEGSGNDISFIDLERRGPKGYVVRRQVAQARSGLWVVVDHTVGNSKDHTTTLWTTAHDIDMKKGQFPGAFDLSHATNQSVLKAFVFGSSGTSLREYRGSPAPFAGWQMGEDAPKPASAIMLEQPALDSWAVAIWLFDETWKLGSTITAMPSMHAWQGPERWTITVPMELGTIQLSREADRIALKAGKTTSSIRLVQTEPIEINDEVGKIKAAREGMKQEYPRPRFDDAVEYRFKATYFCIALLIFQEVFFAIYRRRGSDRSYGVLRGLSVIAWLVIGIWLVAIRMPLI; translated from the coding sequence ATGCGTGCAGCACTGGCTTGGACAAGACTGTTCCCAGTCATCCGTAGTGTTCTGTATTTTATGGTCCCGGCCCTGGTTGTCGGTGCCATTTGGTATACGGTTATTATCCGCTACTATGTGCCGAGCCCGCCGATCACGCATGAGATGATCGAGCGAGGACGACAACTGCCGTCGGACGCGGTGCTCGACGAACTCAGTGCCTATCGTTTCTTTGACGATGAGAGGCATCTTTTCACCGTTGAGGAGGCGGAGAAAATTCTAAATGGAACGTTTGTGTATCCGGGAGAAGTCCCGCAGCCTCTCCACCTTCCTTTCGATTCTCACGATATTGACCGAGGCTCGCCAAATTGGCAATTATTCCATGCGCGTTTGATCATCCCTCGCATCCTGCTGGCCGCCTATCGGGAAACAGGACGGGAGGAGTTTTTTAGGACGGCGCGCGATGTTATTCTAGGGTGGGCATCGTACGAACGCCGAGCGCTCGTTCCTAAAGGGGACTTGTGGTTCGATCATGCGATTGCCGAGCGTATCCTGGCTCTGGCTGAATTCTGGAATGTGTACCGGCATCACCCCAGTTTTGATGCTGATGCGGCCGAAGTGTTGTTCGTCTTTGTCGCTCGAAGCAGAGCCTTTCTCGCAGATCGCGCTTTTTATTACCGTTTGTCGAACCACGGGATCATGCAAGACTTGGCCCTGTGGCATGCAAGCCTTGCTTTTCCCACTCTTCCGGAGGTCTCACGTCATTCCCAGCTGGCGTTCGAGCGCTTTGGCAAGCTGATGGGATTTTACATCGACGAGCAAGGGGTCGTGCTCGAACACTCAGCCGGTTATCACAAGACCGGTGTGCAGTTCCTGAGCTTGGCATTTCGATACATGACGCTGCTTGGAATTGAGGTTCCCCAGAAATGGCGAGAGCAGTTTGCGATGGCTCGGGAGGTGTATGCGCGGCTGCGAAGGCCCGATGGATCGTTGCCGATGTTCGGCGATACCGAGGGTGGTGCTCATCTACCAGGGCCACTGGTTCCTGTGTCTGAGCAGGAAGGTCTCTATGGGCCGCCAACGCGTCGAGCTGAGTCAGTGCAGCCGCAATCCGACTTGTATCCAGTCGCAGGATATTCAGTCTGGTGGAACGGATTGTATCGCCAGGAACATCTTAGTCAGACGGTTGTGGCATGGTCGTATTTCCCAGGGTTTGCACACAAACATGCCGATGAGTTGAGCGTGTCGTTGTGGGCCAGAGGTCAGACATGGTGGACCAATGTCGGGTACTGGCCCTATGGAACTGTCGAGCGTCGTGAAGCGGAGTCATGGAATGGTTCGAATGCGCCACACTTGACCGATGAAAGTGTCTCTAGTCCGCGCACGGTGCAATTGCTTGGCGAGGGAAGCGGAAACGACATCTCGTTCATTGATTTAGAGCGAAGGGGGCCCAAAGGGTATGTGGTTCGTCGGCAGGTCGCGCAGGCGAGAAGTGGTCTCTGGGTGGTGGTCGATCATACAGTAGGGAATAGTAAGGATCATACGACGACGTTATGGACGACTGCTCATGACATAGACATGAAAAAAGGTCAGTTTCCGGGCGCCTTCGATCTCTCGCACGCAACGAACCAGTCGGTATTAAAGGCCTTTGTTTTTGGCTCGAGTGGAACCAGCCTCCGGGAGTATCGAGGGAGTCCAGCGCCCTTCGCTGGTTGGCAGATGGGGGAGGACGCTCCTAAGCCCGCATCGGCAATCATGCTTGAGCAGCCTGCACTGGATTCTTGGGCCGTAGCCATCTGGTTGTTCGATGAGACCTGGAAGCTGGGGTCGACGATCACGGCTATGCCTTCTATGCATGCTTGGCAAGGGCCGGAGAGGTGGACGATTACCGTCCCTATGGAGTTGGGAACGATACAACTCTCGCGTGAGGCTGATCGCATAGCGCTTAAGGCGGGCAAGACAACATCCTCGATACGTCTTGTTCAGACAGAACCTATCGAAATTAATGATGAAGTTGGGAAAATCAAAGCAGCAAGAGAAGGTATGAAACAGGAATATCCGAGGCCACGATTCGATGATGCTGTGGAGTATCGCTTCAAGGCCACGTACTTTTGCATCGCCTTACTCATTTTTCAGGAAGTATTCTTCGCCATCTACAGAAGAAGAGGTTCAGACAGGAGCTATGGGGTGTTGCGCGGCCTCAGCGTTATTGCCTGGCTTGTAATAGGTATCTGGCTTGTTGCGATTAGGATGCCGTTGATCTGA